TGTTGCCGGCCGTCGCCTGAATCGTGATTGCCGGCGGCGGCCCCAGGTCCATACTGATCTTCATGGTCCCCTGGTTGGCCGTGATCTCGATCTTCTTTGGGTCCATCACAATCTGCTGCGGCTGGAGCCCTGGCGCCGTGCTGGTCTTGATGGTGATGGACTGAAGCGCATCGTCGAACTCCACCGTGTGGCCGGTTGCCGGTGAGTCTTTCTTGCCTGTCTGGATCACGCGTTTCAAAATCTGCTGGGCAAAATCCGGCACCGGCGGTCTCGTCGTCATGCTCCACATTCCGCCCAGAACGTAGGCATCGCGCTCATCATTCTGGTTGAAAGCCACCAGCACCTCGTCGCCGATCTCCGGGACCCAAAAGAAGCCCCGTGAAGAGCCCCCTCCCAGACCCACGACTCTGGCCAGTGGATCGAAGGCCGGGCACGAGGGAACGTGGACCTCCACTCTTCCTTCGGAAAGAATGTTTATGTTGTCCTTGACAATCCCCGGCGCGATCGAATATCCCTCGGCGCGATGTTTTGTCGCGTCCACGCCTGAAACCCATTCCAGAAAACTGTTTGCCATTGCCTGCGTTTTCTCCTAAAAAATTCTTTGTCCCTGGACCCGGAACAAGCCGGACGCGCCTTTGGGCAGCGGGATGGAGCCGAACCAGACTTCCTTCCGCACCTGAAAATTGGTGCGATACCCCGAGCTGTCGAGCGTGTTCGTGACCGAGGTCACACGGTAAAGGCCGCTGAAGGTGTCCCCCAGGCCGTCAAAGTTGACCACCATGCCCGGCTTGATCGCAGGATTGCCGATGGTGCTGCCCGAGCCGGTAAGGCGGTTATTCAATCGCGGCAGCAATTCGCTCAGAATTTCCTGTAACGCGCGGGGAAAACCCGTCGGCTTGATGGAAATTGTCTTGGAGGCTTTTCCACCCAGGAGGGGACCCAAATCTCCCAGTCCCGGATAGATCGCGAGGTTGAATGCCGCACGATCGAAGTCCCAGGAGACGACGATCACAAACTCCATCTGCAGGCTTGCCACCCAGACCCGGGCTGTGACCCCGAAAATATCTCCTACGGTCGTGAGCCGCGGCGTAAACTCCAGCAGCGACTGTCCCCATTTCAAGTTCAGGCTGGCAGAGTAGTCCTGCACCAGGAACTGAAAGCGCAGGACGTACCCTTTCGGGTCCAGCGAATGGTCGATATACATCTCCCAGCCATTCGACTTGGAAATTTCACTTAAGAAATCGAAATCGCTTTCACGCAGCTGCCGCCGTACGCTGTACTGCGCCTCTTGCGGGGCCACCAGGTACGTCGCCAGCGTCATCAGGATAGAAAGCGCGCCGCCAACCGGATCAGGATATGGAATCAGGAGATTGCTTGCCGCCACGATCGAGTTCACAGCAACGTCCGGCAGCGGGAAGACCGCAGTCTTGGTGACCTTGAAATAAAAGGCGCGGTCGACTTTGCCGTGCGTAAGCCGCTGCAGGAAATCATGCGCTGTCACTTTCAGGGTCGGTATTCCGCTGCTGGGGAATGTCGGTTCCACCGCGGTAATCTCGCCGACAAAGACATCTTCCAGCGGGTCCGGCGCGTATCCGAGAGAAAGCTTCAGCCCTTTGTCGACGGCAAGCAAGGGATCATCCAGGAACCGCAGGTCCGGATTGGCGAAGGTAATCTCCACGCTGTCCGACCCCTGCATGGCGCTCTGATGGGTCACGCCCGTAATGGAGGCCTTCATGGCCGTTGGCAGGGGCGAACCGTCTACCTCGAGCTTGAACTGCGGCGCGTATTGGGGATATTTGGCCATCTATTTCATCAACTCCCCGGAATTTGGGTCGCGAAATGGCAATGAAGGAATGCGCAGCGGCTGGCCTACAAAGACGGACCTGGGGTCCTGCAGACCGTTGGCCAGGGCAATCGGGCGCCATAGCGTGGCATCCTCGTACAACTTTCCGGCAAGCGAGCTGAGGGTCTCTCCCTGCTCCACGATGTGGACCTTGCTGTAGTCGGCGGTCTGCAGGTTGTCCTGTTGGGCCTGCGTGGCGGCATCCACAAACTCGTTGAAGGTCACGCTCACGCGCGCGCGTACCGGCGTGCCGTCTTCCTGGAATTTGATGAATTTCTGATTGGCCCGCGCCAGCACGCAGCGGAATTGCAGCGACGCCCAGGTAACGCGCAGCACCGGAGGCGCATGCAGATTGGAATCGATCTGCATCAGGCTGACGATCTTCTGCGTCTCAAGCCGCACGTCCGTATGGGCATCCACGGTATCGAAGAACAGCTCCATCTCCAGCGTGCGCATGTTGCCGTGAACGAACTGCAGGATGGGCGCTCCGAGGCCGGGCACCGCCTGCGAGGCAAATGTGTTGTCCGTGTTGATCGTGTACTCTTCCGGGTTAAAGAGCACGTCAAACTGCGGACCTGCCGGGTCGATCGTGATTTTTGCCTTTTGCAGTGCCATCTTAAGACCTCAGATCCTTCCCAGCCTTTCCCGCCAGGCCACCATCCGGCGGTCCAACTGCCGGACGACCTCGTCAGTGATCTGGTTTACGTTGACTTGTGAAGCAACTCCCCGCGGGGCTGGGAAGGGATCGACATACGATTGCGCGTTTCTGCCGGCCGGCATCGGCTCCGGCGAAAATGTCTGCGCCGGCTGCGGCGCCGCAGCCGCTCTGGTCAAAGTCGGGCTTGCGCCGAACGCCGCCTCTTCTCGGCGTTGCTTGCTGCTCCTCACATAACTGAGCGGACTTGCGGAAATTTGCTGCAGCGGCCGTTCGCCGGTCGCCGCAAGCCGCTGGCGGATGCGGGCGCTCTGCAAGACCACCGGTTCCTGCAAGGGCCATGCGAAACGCGCGCTGCGCGCCGCAGGATGCCAGGTTGCTTGCCAATGCATGCCCGGTTTGGACATCAGGGCGATGCCGGCATTGTGGGCCAGGGTCGGAGCCGCGCCCAGGAACCGTTCGACGACCGACTCACTCCCTGACGGCGTCAACGGAACGGCCTGCCGGCGGTCCATGGTTTGCTGAGGTCGCGACGACAGGCCCCAACGCACCGTGGCATGCACCGTCAGCGCGGACAAGTTCACCTGCGGCAGCAGTTGCCTCAGCATCAACAGATAACTGTTGTGGTGGACCGGGCGCGCGAATACCGTGATCGGCCCGCCGTCGCGGCGGGCGGTCGTGGCATACCTGCTTGTGACCCCGGAGGCCCATCGCGACCAGCGGAGAGCCGGCGCCCGCCACCCGGAGCGCTCATACCGCGCAAGCAGCGCTCCGGAAATCAGGTCCGGCCGTTCTGTTTTATGCGAGTCTCGTCTCTTCAACTCTGGCATTTGTGCACTCGCTGTTTCTCCGCTCGTTGATCGAGGAAATTTCTTTGACCCACCGCTGACGGTCTCCGTGTTCCAGGTTCAGCACCGATTCCATCGGCCAGTGGAAGTGATAGGCAACGAAGGCTACCTCCTCGTACAGAGATTTCAAGGGGTAGCCTGATATCCCCCCTCGTGGTTCATCTCCACTTCGAACTTGTGCGTACATTGCGGACAGACCGCAGGCAGGCTTGCCCGGCCGTTGCGATTGATGCGGTTGTAGAGCTCCTGCAGATACGCAAGGTCGGCTGCATAGAGAGACTCGACTACCTTGGTTGTCGTCTGCCCCAGCGATCCGAGCCGGGTGATGACACGCGACAGCAGCACCACCACCAGGTAGGCCTGGTTCGTCTGCACCCTGGGGTCCTTCAACGGCAGAATCTCATCCGCGGCCGTGGCCAGCCGCATGACGCCATTCCGATGCAGATTGCCTTCAGTATCCAGATAGCCCAGGGGCAGTGTGAATTCATGTTCAGTCTGAAACATATGGGTCCTCCTTTGCTCCAAGCGCTGCATTGCCGTCGTTTTCTTTCGGGCCGGACAACATCATGGCCGCGACTGGAGTCATCGCGCCCGGCGCAGGCCTATGCCTGCTCCAGCCGCTCGCAGCTCACCGTGAGATTGTCAATCGCCACGTCATTGCCCTTGGCATTAAAGTCCGGGCCGTGGAATTTGCTCGGCCAGGCGTTGAAGAAATTCCATCGCAGCTTCTCTGTGCCGGTGTCATCCAGCAGGATGATGGAGCCGTTTTTTCTCTGGATCTGGCCCTTGACCGCGGCCAGATGCCAGTCGTAGAGCTCACGTGAATCGGTCACACCCCACTTCAGAGTGATGTCGGGATAGCTCACCTTCCCGGGGAGCTTCATTACCGTGGGATCGTTTCCGCCTTCGCGATACTCCACAACTTCAAGGTTGGACCCGAAGCCGCTGCACTCGGAGAAACCGGCTTGTACAATGCCGTCAATCTCCACGAGGAAACGAAAATTCTTGTAAGGATCGACTCGCTGTCCTGTTGCCATTTGATTCTTCCTCCTCTTTTATCCTTCCTGGACGCTCGGGCCGCCCGGCTGCTGGATGATGCGGAAGACCACGAACTCAGCCGGCGTGACCGGATAGATTTTTACTTCGATGACCAGCAGCCCAAGGGCCACCTGGCTGGGCGGATTCAACTCGGCGTCGACGCGGACTGAAAAGGCCTTGTCCGGGGTCGCGCCGACCAGGGCGCCGGAGCGCCATACTCCGGTCAGGAAGTCTGAAACCTGGCGTTTCAATTTCTGCCACAGCGGCAGATCGTTGGGTTCGAAGACGGCAAATTGCGTGCCCTTCTGGATGGATTCCTCGACAAAGGTCACGAGCCGCCGGACATTGACATAACGCCACGCGGTAATGCTTGCCGGGGCGACAGTGCGGGCGCCCCAAATGATCACGCCACGCCCCTTGAATACGCGCAGCACATTCACGCCTTGTTCGTTGAGAGGTCCCTGATCGAAGTCGTTCAGTGTGAGTTCCACTCCACGCGCTCCGGTGATTTTCACGTTGGCGGGCGCTTTATGGACGCCGCGGTCGTTGTCCGTCTGCGCGTACACCCCGGCCACGTGTCCTGACGGCGGGACCAGCAACTGCCCGTCGCCGGAAGGATCATCGATGTAAATCCAGGGATAGTAGAGCGCGGCGTACCCGTTGTCCGTGCTCAAATTGTTGCGCTGCGTAACCACGCCGTTGGAAGGTTGCGCTTTGGGTATGGAATCGATGATCGCAAAGCGGTCCTTCATCTTCTGGCAATGGTCGATCATGTACTGCTGGATCGAGGCCTGAATGGTGTTGTCGGCGCTGGCATCAGGGACGCAAAGGATGTTGACATCGTCGATCTTCTCCAGCGCGTCGATCCCCTTGCGATATTGGTTTGCATGCAGGGCGGTCAGATCTTCATCCACCCCGTTGGCCAGTGTCGTGGGTCCACCGGCCACTGGCATGTTGTTGGGTGGATTCGTGGGGCTGGGCGGATCGGTCAATTGCACCGTCACCGCTTGCGAGTCAACAATCTTGGCGAAATAGTGGCTGTGGCGCTTGTCCATGGCCAGCTTCAGGAATTGCTCTACGCTGACGCCCGGGGTATCGATCTTGAGGTCGAACTCCAGAGTGGCCACGGTGATATCGGCCGCGCTGTTGGGAAAGCCATTAACCAACGCCTTGGATAGGACCAGCAGCTTCGCCGCGCGCTGCACGGACTGGACGATGGCGTTTTCCTTGGTGCCGCCCAGCGTCAAGCTGATGTAGGAGCCGGGTTCGATTCCGGTGGCATCATCCACGCGCACGGTGGTCTGCCCGGGATTGAGATCGGCCACTCGGATCGTGCCCGCATTGGTATAGGTATTGGCGAGCGGGTCTTGGAGCGTGATGTTGACATCGTCAATGCGCGCGATCGTGGCGCGATCGCTGTTGGCGCCTTCTTGCAGAAATACAATATCTCCGGGAACGAATTTCGCCGCGTCCGCCGCCGAACCAACAACAGCCACAAGGGCGGAAGCGCTGGCCAAGGAGACCGAGACCCGGGAGACCTTCGTATTGGCGATGCTCGAATCGCTGACAGTGATCTTGATGGCATTGCCGGCGGTTCCTTCATTCACGGCCTGCACCCGGAGCGTCGGCTTGGGGGTGGCCGCACGATCGTTCAGATCTAGCCATGCCTGCACCCCGGTCCCGACGCGCACGAAGTAGCACGCTGATCCGCCGTTCTCGAAAAATCCGCTCACGGCGTGAGTCACGTACACCATTTTGGGATCGGTGATGTAGCCGCCAAACTTGTTCTGGAACTGGGTCCAGTTGGTGAGGAAGACCGGTTTGAACAGGTCTCCGCTTTCTGCTGGTCCTACGAACGCGGCTGTACTGGTTCCAACGCCAGCTATCGGTCCGGGCGGTGTTTCTTCCTGGATGTAAACACCCGGGGCTTTATTAAATGCGACAAAGCTTGACATTCCATCCTCCTTCGGAAACTTTGGTTACAGTGGCGTGAGAGATACGTCGTAATCTCCCGGGCGGCCCGGCACCTGCAGGACCGTATTCAAAAATGGCTGAAACCCTGTTGCAACAACACGCAATGTGTGCACACCCACATCCACGTGCGAGAACACAAAATGACCATCCTCATCGGTGGTCGTGCGCTGCCCCAGATCGAGCAGGTCCACCAAAGCTCCGGAGACGCGCGCACCCAGATTGCTCTTGACGTTTCCTCCGATCTGCATCCAGTTCTCGGGATTTTCCTGCCCCTGGGCAACCGACGAAGTCGCCGTCGTGACCAGGGACTTGGTGACGTCGGCAAATACCGGCACGCCAATCGTGACCGTGATGGTCAGCGAGGCGCGGAGCTTGTTGCCCACGGAGGTCCAGAACTCGGAGAGGTTCTTAAGCGCATCCGGATGGAGGGCGACCATCGGCAATGGGGGTTCCTGGCCCACCAGGTCGCCTTGGAGGAACGACGCCGGAATCGTGGGGTAGCGGGACAGCACTCGCAGCACCTGCCCCAGGAGCCGGTGCTCCTGCAGCGCCAGGTCCAGTCCGCCCAGCGGCCATGCGGTGACGAGGTAAGAACACGCAAGCCGCAATGGCGGAGCATGGACAATCGCCTGCCCGTTCGTGCGTTCGATGATCGGCTCATTGCTCCGCAAATCCAGGTCTTCCCGCAGGTCGTACAGGAAGAGGTCGACAGTCGTCCGCTTGATGGCGAAGGGATCAGTCGGGCGGTCAAACACGATGTCCGCCGCAGACAGCTCCGGGAAGTCCGCCGCCAATGCCGGATCCTGCAGGATCGCCCGTAATGTTTGACTCAATGTGTCGATCATCGCCAGTCACTCTTTTCCCTTGGGTTCCTCGCCCGCGGGTGCATGGCAGCAGCTCTGCTCAACGCAAGAACCTGGGCCAGTTCAGGAGCCAGAACTGTCTTTCGTTGAAACACGGGATTGGACGGGGCCGGTTCGTCCGTCCTCGTTGCTTCTCCGTGCAGGCCCAGACGTTCCGCGCAGGTCTTCCGCACCAGATAGACCGTCGGGGCAATAAGGCCAAGGCGCACCAATCTTCGAGCCATGGGGTGAAGAGTCAGCCAGCCCGCAACGGGCGGAGAGAGCCGGTAGTAAGCCGCGACAAACAATCGTCCTGCCCGCGTGGGCGCCAGGACTCGATCGCGGAAGCGGCGCAAGGTCTCCACCTCCGGCGCAAGCAACGACCCATAACACGCAGTGGCGATGAAGCACACCACAGCCCCAATGCACTCCCCGACGTCCGGTTCCTTTTCAAACTCTTTGGCAATTTCCCCCGCCTTGGGCGCCTCAAAAGAGAACTCCACGGTTTGCTCGAACAATGGGTTGTTGCTTATGAAGGACTTGTCACGTCCAAGGGCTCCGCAAGACTCACATCGCGTAAGCTTGCCGACGCTCTCTTTCACCGGCTTGTCTGAAACTGTCGCTCCGCCAAGGTCCACGTCATAGAATTCCAGGTCAAAAATCGACTCAGGCGGAGTCTCCTCGGTAAAGGGGATATGGAAGCGACCCGACGTGTCTTCAAAGCTGACCTTGAGAGTTACGTTGACATAGGTCTTCTTGCCGGCCTTCTCCAGGTCACGCAGTCTCCCGAGATAGCAGGATTTGACGATGCGTCCAATTTGCTTGGCTTCGGAGATTTCAAACTTTTTTCTGATCTGTTCCTGCATCCGCTTGCGCCGGTCTTTTTCCAGGTCCATCATCCATTGATTGATCTGCGTCTGGAATTTCTCGATTTTCGGCGCGACCACCAGTTCCCATACGACGACGCCCACCAGCATCATGATCTCCATCGCAATGTTCCCTACCGCGCCCAGCGCGCGCGCTGCCACCGTCTCTTCTTCAGCGGCGGCAACCACGCCGGTTCCGGCCAGCGATTTAGGCGACATCTTGGGAGTTGGGGGCTCCACGACCTTCGGCAGCACCGGAGATTTTTCCGCAAGGGCCTCTTCCACTGTTGGAGTCACCACTTTGGGCGGGGGAGTATTGATCCCGGCTTTAGGAAGAGCACCGGCGCCTTCGGCTTCAAGAGCGCCCACAGGGCCGGCGGGCGGCAGCTGAGCGCTGCGGTAGATTCCAGTTGTCTCCGGGTCAACGATGGTCAGCTTGGATTTCGGCGGGAGCGCGGTGCTTATATTAGGCGTGCCAGGGCGTGGCGCGTCGGCTGGGAATTCTCCCTTGATCGGGTCCCAGCGTCTTGTAGCGTCACATGCACCTTCACATGGGGCTTCTTCAATAAGCAGTGTGGCCTCTGGGATCTTTCGCTGGTGCATGATGGCGGCAGCATGGCCTTCCACGTGAGTTGAAATGTTTCCCTGGTGAGGCCCCCCGCCCGTGAAGGCTTCCCCTGCACCACGGGGAATGCTGCCGCGTTGGGTGCCGCCCCACGGGCCTCCATCTTCACCGCTCTTGACGTACATCTTTTCGCCGTCCGGCGTCTTAAGAACACCAACGATGGTGGGCTGGGCCTTTGTGGGCCTGTCCGGGAGGTTGAAAAACTTTCGCGCTTTTCTGATCTCCGCCCAGTCTTCCTCAGTAAGTCCCGCGGTTCGAGGCTTAGGGGGATCGGGAAAGCCGCGATGAACCCCCGGGGCGGTGTGAGACAAGTGCGGCATTGCGGCCCCGGACAAAGCCCGCTGTGCCGCAGAATCAGCTTCGCGCTCGGAGGCATCGCCGGGCTGGCTTATCTCCAGCAACTCGGTTCTCGACCCGGAAACCCGTCCCTGCTGAACGGTATGCGCAAGCTCGTGAGCTATCAGATGCCGGCCGCTCTCCGTACCGGGTGAATATTTGCCCTGTCCGAACGCAATGTCCCGGCCGACGGCGAAAGCCGACGCTGACACATCGTGCACAGCTTTATCGGCAGTCGAGTCAGTGTGGACTCGCACATCGCCGAAGTCATGAGCAAAACTGGACTCCATGAATGTCCGGGTAGACAGGTCAAGGGGTTCTCCTGGAGAGCGCAGAAGCGACTGGACGCTCGCCGGAGTCGGCGAGACTTGAGGGCCGGAGCCTGAAGCTCCTTCCGCATTGCGATGCAACAGAACCTGTTCTTCCTTTGACGCTGCGCAGGCGGAGCAGGGAGTTCCACTGTCTTCACAGGCGCACTTGCGCTGCAGCTTGAGGCCATTTCCTTCTCCTCCATGCAGGCATTTTCCCAAAGCCTGATTACCCATCATGCGCTGCAGCCGCATCATGGACGTGGCAAGGCCTTCCGCCCGCGGTCCATTGACCGCTACGGGCGCCACAGCCGAGGCGCTGTGTGCCGCGCTTTCCTTCGCGCTCCTTTGAACTGTTACGGCCTCGCCCACGGAAACTCCTTAGTTCTTGCTCCTGGCTGTTCCTTAAACCGGATTCAAAACAAACGGCACGTTAAGACAGCTGTATTTCCTGCACACTTCGGGACGGTCGGCATAAATACTGCATTTGCGGGCGCCGTCGAGATAGATACAGCTTCCATCAGGGTTCTTGACCACGGAATACTTCAGTCCCAGCTCCCGCATGCGCTTGCAGACGGCGCATTCGCACCCTTCCTCGAGCTGCTTGCATACATATTTGCCGCTTTTGGCCTCCTCTTCGCTCAAGCCGACGAATCCATACCCCGAGCAGCACACCGCGCCGCAGTGCGGCCGGCAATCGTCACACCTGCCGTTGAAATACACGGTCCGATTGATCAGCACGAAGGGGCTCGCGCCCGCCTGTCCTGATGCTCTGCCGGTCATCGAAAACTTCACGTCCATCGCTTGCACTCATCCCTTTCTTTTGTGCCAGTTCAATACTTGAAATTCACCTGCATAAGGGTCTTGCCACGGGCTCTTGAACTCGAGGGTGAAAACGTACGACGGCAACTCTTCCGGTGAGGTCGCGAAAGCCTTTGTCGGGCTGTGCACCAGCAACGTGATCTCTCCTGTGCCGGAGGGAAGAGAGCCCGAGAGCACCTGCAGCACTTTTGCGCGGACGCTCCAGCGCACCTTGCCTGAAGGATTTGGAAGCGCCTGCGCTTCGGATATCTGGAGCTCGATACGGAGCGGTTCGCTCATCTATTGCCTCCAATGAACCCGCCGGCCACCAACCCCACCACACCGCCGATGGCTGCGCCCACCAGCGCACCCACAGGCCCGAACAATGAACCAATCAACGCACCCGTACCAGCTCCGCCGAGTCCGCCAATCAATGCGCCCCATCCGCTGAACCCGACGCCTCCGCCCCCGCAAATGGATTGCAGGTAGGCCAGCACCGCCTGGTAAAACGGGATTTCAGCGCTGTAGGCATTGGCCTCGTCCGTGCCCCAGTCCTGCCCGTTGTTCCAATGAGATTGAAAGGCCGGGCTGCCTTTGCCAAAGGCTTTTTCCAGCGCCTGCTGGTGACCGTGGTGCACAGCTTCATGCAACTCCGTGCCCTTCTGCCATATCGGCCCGCAAGTACCCTTGACGGGCGCTACCTTCACTGCTCCGGTAGAGCTGGTGGTCCCGGCGACAGTGGTGGTAATGCCCCGCTTTGCCAACTCCGCATCATTGCATGCCTCCACATCAGCCCCGGTCTTGTTGGCCGGGTCTTTCGCACAGTCGGAGTAAAGTTTGGCCTGGAGTTTTGCCCACTCGATCTTTTCTGGAATCTCCGCTGCGCAACTGCACAGCGACTTATCAACATCAATGCCGGAGATTTTCTTCTGGCTCTTTGCCGGATCTCCCCCCGACTCCGGCAGGTTCATCGCCTTGTGAGATTTGCCGTCTCCTGCGCCGGTCCAATTTGGCAGTTGTGGAAGCCCACCGGCGGCGACGGACTGTTTGCGCCGGAAGCTGAGCTGCTTTTGATGGTTGGCTTCCGCTTTGCAATCATCGCAAGTACCGCCGCACGAGCATGGAGACTTTTCCGGCCGGTCTCCGGACAACAGAGCGCCCATACCGCGATTTCCAATGGTTTTGTGCAGATGCAGCAACGACCCGCCGGGACCCGATGGATGTGCCGGCGGAGTCGAATGAAGATCTTCCTTGTGTGATCTCTCCGGCTCAGCCGCCCGCTCCCGCCGTTTTTTCAGTGTCAGCATGATCGCTTCTCGCCGCTGCGCGGAACCTGCTTAGTGCATCAATGGCACAGCTACCCTTGACTTGCTCCACTCCTGCTCATTACAGCTACGTCCCAATTTCTGATACTCCCGCCTGGCAGCCCGGGCCAGATGATCCATAGCGATCTCCTGCTGTCCCTGGGCCGCAAAAAAGGCCGCTGAAAGCGCAATGTTGCGAATGTTTCCGCCGGCCAGCCGTATCTGGCGCGCCAGCATTGCGAAGTCGACATCTCCGGCGACAGGGGCATCTTTGGGAAATGCGACCTCCCAAATGCGGCGCCGGTAGGTTTCGTCAGGAAACGGAAACTCCACGATGGCCTGCAGCCGCCGGACAAAAGCATCGTCGAGGTTCTGCGCGAGATTGGTCGCCAGAATGCTAATGCCCTGGTACTCTTCCATTTTCTGCAGCAGGTAGGCGATTTCGATGTTCGCGTAACGATCATGCGAGTCGCGAACTTCCGAGCGCTTTCCGAACAAAGCATCCGCCTCATCGAAAAACAGGATGGCGTTGCTGTTCTCAGCCGCGTTGAAGACCGCTTCCAGGTTCTTCTCCGTCTCGCCAATGTATTTGCTGACTATCTGGGAGAGATCGATGCGATAGAGGTCCAGGTGCAGCTCGCGGGCAATGACCTCAGCAGCCATCGTCTTGCCTGTGCCGGGGGGCCCGGAAAAGAGGACATTTAACCCTTTACCCAGAGAAAGCTTGTCACCGAAGCCCCACTCGTCATAGACCACATGCCGGTACTGCGCCTGAACACAGATTTCCTTCAGCTGCTCCAACTGGTCTGGCGGCAACACAATGTCTTCCCAGGCGTACTTGGGTAGCAATTTGCGCGCCAGCTGGGTCAGCCGGTGCCCACACTGCGCTCGCACGGAAGCGAAGATCTCGTTCAGCCCCGGCCGGCTCTGGGCTGGAGAGGAAGAGTTGCGCAAGCTTTGCCAGCGGCCCAGATTGCACGCGGCTGCGACCGCCGCCTGAATCTGGGCCGGGGTCAGACGGAACGCCGCTGTCAGAGAATCCAGCTCCGAATCGCTCAACGCTGCGTCGCTGCTTCTTAAGCAATCGAGCCAGTACGCCCGGCGTTCTTTGAATTCAAGATACTCGAACGGAACGTTCACGACAGGGAAGCCGTCTTCCGCTTCCGCCGGAAAAGGCCCGGAGCCGGCCAGCACCAGCACGCCCGGATGGCGCAATGCGACCTCAAAAAGCTGGCGTTTAACCGCAGCGTGCTCTTCGCGGACAAAAGCGTCCAGACCAACAGCGTAAAGAACCGCACCCTTGCGCTGGGCTTCGCGAAAGAGCAGCAGCAGCAATTGTTCGGGATGGGACTTGATTTCCGCCAGCTGCCCCAGGTCGGCGACGAGCAACGGCCTGCCCAGAAAGAGCGCCAGCGCCTCCGCAGCTTTTCTCTTTCCCGATCCCGGCACACCCTGGAAGTACAACCGCAACGATTGCCCGTTTTCCTGCGTGCACTTCGCCAGTTGCGGCAAAACTGATTTGATCTCTTCGACCAGCGGAAGCTGCTGCCAATCCTCATTCGCCTCCACCAGCCGGGCCAACGGCTCGAGACGGGAATCCATGCCGGGCTCTCCCAGCATCTGGCTGATGATCTGCTCATCCACCTTGAGAAAACAGGACAGGAGCGCCGGCGCACCCTGATTGGAATCGGGAATGAGATGCAA
The Terriglobia bacterium genome window above contains:
- a CDS encoding ATP-binding protein, with amino-acid sequence MREILPMLQRLDALLEWAIASVSSSGETGSPAPFRGLYIDASMAQKMLARSPGAPVFGDNPRPHESRSPWNDESSSLAWVGETFGLSMFDIDVLLIALAPELDLRYQRVYSFLQDDVTRKLPTVDLALNLLCVNAEERLARRAHFTADGPLVRNKLLHLIPDSNQGAPALLSCFLKVDEQIISQMLGEPGMDSRLEPLARLVEANEDWQQLPLVEEIKSVLPQLAKCTQENGQSLRLYFQGVPGSGKRKAAEALALFLGRPLLVADLGQLAEIKSHPEQLLLLLFREAQRKGAVLYAVGLDAFVREEHAAVKRQLFEVALRHPGVLVLAGSGPFPAEAEDGFPVVNVPFEYLEFKERRAYWLDCLRSSDAALSDSELDSLTAAFRLTPAQIQAAVAAACNLGRWQSLRNSSSPAQSRPGLNEIFASVRAQCGHRLTQLARKLLPKYAWEDIVLPPDQLEQLKEICVQAQYRHVVYDEWGFGDKLSLGKGLNVLFSGPPGTGKTMAAEVIARELHLDLYRIDLSQIVSKYIGETEKNLEAVFNAAENSNAILFFDEADALFGKRSEVRDSHDRYANIEIAYLLQKMEEYQGISILATNLAQNLDDAFVRRLQAIVEFPFPDETYRRRIWEVAFPKDAPVAGDVDFAMLARQIRLAGGNIRNIALSAAFFAAQGQQEIAMDHLARAARREYQKLGRSCNEQEWSKSRVAVPLMH